The genomic interval GCGATGATCGGGTATTAATCCAGTTGCCAGGGATTCAAGATGTTGCTGCGGCGAAAGAGATACTTGGTTCAACCGCAACCCTAGAGTTTTATTTAGTCGACGAAAAAGGCGATGTTAACCAAGCTGTACGTAGTGGCCGTGCGCCTTTTGGTACCAAACTCGCCTATTTTGAAGACGGACAACCCATACTACTCAAGCGTCGGGTGATAATGAGTGGTGAGCATATTGTTGACGCGAGTGCGAGTTACGGGCAAGAAGGGTTGCCGCAAGTCAATGTGGTGCTCGATTCTGCCGGTGGCGCGATTATGTCGAACGTGACCCGCGATAATATCAATAAGCCGATGGCGACGATGTACGTTGAGTTTGTCCCGGAAACGGTAGCTGGTGAGGATGGCGAGACAACCACGCAAATGAGTAAACGCGAGTTCGTGGTTAATTCAGCGACCATTCGTGGCCAATTCTCAAAGAATTTCCAGATTACCGGGGTGGAACCGATCACGCGTGCACGTAAACTTGCGGCAACACTGCGTGCTGGTTCGTTAACCACGCCAGTGTATATCGTTGAAGAGCGAACAATTGGCCCGAGCGCGGGTAAGCAAAATATCGAACAAGGTACACAAGCCTCTATTCTGGGTTTGTTACTGGTGGCGGTCTTTATGCTCCTTTATTACCGCAAACTCGGTGTTTTCGCCGATATTGCGCTAACCGCGAATATCATTTTGTTGATTGCGCTGATGTCGGTACTTGGTGCAACGCTAACTTTGCCAGGGATTGCCGGGATTATCTTAACCCTTGGGATGGCGGTTGATGCCAACGTGCTGATTTATGAGCGTATTCGTGAAGAGCTTCATAGTGGCCTGGCGGTGCGTGAGGCGGTACGTAGTGGTTTTGACAATGCGTTTTCAACCATTGTTGATGCGAACGTAACGACGTTAATCGTCGCGATATTGCTGTTTAGCTTTGGTGCAGGTCCAATTAAAGGCTTTGCGGTGACGTTATCAGTTGGGGTGCTTACCTCAATGTTTTCTGCGATTTATGTCACACGTGCACTCATTGAGTGGTTCTTGCTGCGTCGTGAGCAGCCGAAGTTGAAGATGTGAGGCAGCCATGAGATTGAAACTTCCTTTTATAAACTTTATGAACCACGCCAACAAAGGGCTGTGGTTCTCATTGGCGCTGACAACGACTTGTGTGGTGCTGATTTTCTTGCGTGGCTTTAACTTTGGCTTAGAGTTTACTGGTGGGGCGACGATTGAGTTAAATTACCCACAGGTGGCTAATATTGCTGAAATTCGTCAAACAGTGGATCAGATTCACCCCGATGCCAGTGTGGTGCAATACGGTTCGTCGCGCGATGTGCAAATCCGTTTTGCCGAGAAAGAAGGGATCAGCAGCGATGACATGATGGGTGATATTGTTGCTGAGTTGCGTAGTGCTGAGCCTGAGGTTCGTTTGGTTGGCCAATCCAAAATCGGTGGTCAATATAAAACAGAGCTAATTGAAAAAGGGATTACCGCATTTATTTTTGCCACCATCGGGATGATTTTATACTTGAGTTTACGTTTTGAGTGGAAATTCGCCGTGGGCGCTGTACTTGCGCAGGTGCATGACGTGATTGTGACCGCTGGGTTGTTTGCGCTCACCCAATGGACGTTTGACCTAACAGTACTTGCTGCATTGCTCGCGGTGTTAGGTTATTCAGTCAACGATACGGTGGTGGTTTATGACCGTATTCGTGAGAATTTCCGCAATCATGGCAATGAAACACCGCGCTCGTTGATTGATCTCTCGATTAACCAAACTCTTGCACGTACTGTTGTTACCGGTTTAACGACGCTACTTGCCGTCGTCGCGCTGCTTATTTTTGGTGGTGAAACCCTATTTGGTTTTTCAGCGGCAATGATTTTCGGGGTCGTCTTTGGTACGTATTCATCGATTTTTGTGGCGAGTTCTCTGGTCGATCGTCTCGGCGTGAAACACGTCGATTTATTGCCTAAAGAAAAAGAAGCGGTTGATGAACTTCCATGACGCAATCTTTTAACCGTGGACACTTGGCGCTGCTATCAACAGCAGCGCTCTTTGGTTTGGCGTTTATTTTTCAACGCCATGCTGCCCAACATGTCGCGCCTTTGTGGTTTATGAGTTGGCGCTTTAGTCTAGGTACGATTGCTTTAGGTATTTTTTGGTGGTGGCTACACCGTCGCAATCCACGTGGCGATTATGGCCGCTGGGTCTTTTATGGCACAGTCAGTGGGTTGTTGATGTTTGCCGGTATGATGGCCCAGCAATGGGGACTGGCGCATACCACCGCTGGTAAATCAGGGTTTTTAACCGGCCTATATGTGGTGCTGGTGCCAATCATTGGCTTGCTGTTTGGACTGCGTGCGGGTAAAGCAACCGCACTAGCGGTACTTTTGGCCGCTGTAGGACTCTATTTCTTTGCCGATATTCGTAGCGCTAGCAGTGCGCTTAATTGGAATATTGGTGATAGCGTTACCCTGCTCGGAACGTTGTGTTGGGCGCTACAAGTGCTATGGACAGCGGTTGCGGTGCGCCATAGCGATGTACTGGCTTTTTCATTAATGCAGTTACTGGTGGTGGCTATACTCAGCATTCTCGGCAGTATCGCCCAGGAAGGGGTGATCGTGCTGTTTTCAAGCGAACTGTTAGGCATCACTTTTTGGGATATCGTCTTTACCGGGATTGGTTCTTCAGCAATCGCCTTTTTCTTGCAAGCCGTCGGCCAGCGACGTGTGCTGGCAACCCATGCAGCGATCATCTTGTCATTAGAGGCTGTTTTTGCCTTACTCTTCGGTTGGTTTTTCTTACATGAAGCGGTTACTATGATGATGCTCTTTGGCTGTGCGTTCATGTTTGCTGCAATGCTCAGCGCACAGTTTGACGATCTGGGCAGTCACTCTTAACGAACCGACATTAGCCTGTGCTGGGCAACATTGTTATCTTATGGTGGTCAATGGCTGCTTTTATACGCTAAGCCGCCATTGACTGATATTTTGCTGACTTTGTTGATCTCATGACCTCGATACGCGCACAATTAACCAGTCTATTACACCCTCAGCGCCGCCAGCTGCATGTAGCACTTGGGTTAGGCTTATTAAGCGCTGTGGTGATGATCATCAACAATGCGCTACTGGCAACACTTTTTGCGCGCTGGCTACAGCTTTCCGCTGGCAGTGGCCAACCTCAAGCCTATCAAGCAGCCTTCTTGGCGCTCATACCTTTTATCGCATTGTGTGTTTTATTACGCCCGATGTTAACTTGGCTTAAAGAGCACTTGTTGCAACAGGTGAGTTTGACAGTCCGTCAATCACTACGTGTACGTTTATTAGCCGCACTGGCAACGCTTGGTCCTGCCCGGCGTTATTTAGGTAGCGATGGAGAGTTATCGAGCCAGGTGATTGATCAGGTTGATGGGCTCGATGGCTACATCAGTCGCTATTATGTGCAGCAGCGTTTGGTGGTGTTTGTTCCATTAATGATTGTTGCGGCGGTGAGTTGGTACAGTGTGTTGGCGGCTGTTTTGCTTTTATTAACAGCGCCACTAGTGCCACTATTTATGGTGCTATTAGGACGCGCTGCGGCGAATAAGAACCGTGCGCAGTTTCAAGCGTTGGCGCGCCTAAGTGGTCAATACCTGGATTGGTTGCGTGGGCTGCCGACCTTACGGCGTTTACAGGCTGTTGGGCAAGTGCAACACAGTATCAATGAGGGTGCGCAGCATTATCGTCAGCGCACAATGGCGGTGTTGCGGTTAGCGTTTCTATCTTCAGCAGTGTTGGAATTATTTGCTGCTTTATCGATCGCCTTGGTCGCGGTCTATCTTGGTTTAGGATTGATTGGCGTTTTACCTTGGGCAAAAGGCGATGTGCCGGTTGCTTATCAAGGTGCGCTGTTTATCTTGTTATTAGCGCCAGAATTTTACCAACCCTTACGTCAATTAGGCGCTGATTATCACGATAAAGCAAAGGCGGAAGCAGCGATTGAGGCATTATCCCCTTTATTAGCGCTAGATTTAGCAGAAGATGGTGGTGAAAAAAGCGTCTTAAACTCATCACCTGGCATCATCGTAGATAATTTGTCGATGGTTGCACCAGATGGTCGCACACGCCTACATACCTGCAGTTTTACGGTAAAACCTGGTGAGCGAATTGCGCTAAGTGGGGCGAGTGGGGTTGGGAAATCGAGTGTATTACAAGCGTTGCTCGGCTTTGCGCCTTATAGCGGGGAGATTGTTATTGGCGGTCATTCACTCGCCAATCTCAATAAAACGCATTGGCGTAGCTATGTCGCTTATTTAGCACAACAGGCGCCAATTATGCCGATAAGTATCGCAGAAAACTTACGACTTGCTGCAGCGCAGGCTAGTGATGCACAATTAAACGATGTCTTAGAACAGGTTGGTTTGTTAGGCGTTGTACAGGCTTTACCACAAGGAATAGAGACGCCATTAGGCGAGCGTGGTCAAGGTTTATCGGGTGGGCAATTACAGCGTTTGGCGCTGGCACAACTGCTGTTGCGTAATACGCCAATCTGGTTGCTTGATGAACCCACTGCCCATCTCGATCCGTCAATGGCAGTACAAATCTTGGCGCTCATTGGTAAGCTTAGCGTGGGCAAAACGCTCATACTGGTTAGTCATGACGCGCAACAGGCTACTTGGTTAGATCGTGTACACCATCTTGTGGAGCGTGATCGTGAATAAGCGCTTATTTGACGCTCAAGGACGACTCTCATTAGTTGGATTGTGGCGCACGCGTCGGCGAGCCTGGTTGCTGGCATTCCTCATAGGATTATCGGCACTACTTGCCAGCGTCGGTTTGCTCGCGTTATCGGGTTGGTTTATCAGCGCGGCTGGATTAGCCGGAGTTGTTGCATTGAGTACAGCGTATACTTTTAACTACTTTACTCCAGCCGCGATCAT from Suttonella sp. R2A3 carries:
- the secD gene encoding protein translocase subunit SecD; the protein is MPKPFALWKYALIAVVLAAGLIFALPNWYGKSPAVQMQFESLDVASAAATEVNNALAEANLNPVRWEQKDKSLNLLFADTDQQIAAKDLLTPAYPDAVVAINLLSDAPQWMQSFGLDPMSLGLDLRGGVSFLLQVDTQQLFERKSAELIDLTTSTLSDQGLSYLRAEASEQGGALLLFASEDERNAAQDAIFSIVPNTVERLNTTQQGQYGIQLRYTDEGIAAAKRKAAEQNRMQMSGRVDSLGVAEPSIQVVGDDRVLIQLPGIQDVAAAKEILGSTATLEFYLVDEKGDVNQAVRSGRAPFGTKLAYFEDGQPILLKRRVIMSGEHIVDASASYGQEGLPQVNVVLDSAGGAIMSNVTRDNINKPMATMYVEFVPETVAGEDGETTTQMSKREFVVNSATIRGQFSKNFQITGVEPITRARKLAATLRAGSLTTPVYIVEERTIGPSAGKQNIEQGTQASILGLLLVAVFMLLYYRKLGVFADIALTANIILLIALMSVLGATLTLPGIAGIILTLGMAVDANVLIYERIREELHSGLAVREAVRSGFDNAFSTIVDANVTTLIVAILLFSFGAGPIKGFAVTLSVGVLTSMFSAIYVTRALIEWFLLRREQPKLKM
- the secF gene encoding protein translocase subunit SecF translates to MNHANKGLWFSLALTTTCVVLIFLRGFNFGLEFTGGATIELNYPQVANIAEIRQTVDQIHPDASVVQYGSSRDVQIRFAEKEGISSDDMMGDIVAELRSAEPEVRLVGQSKIGGQYKTELIEKGITAFIFATIGMILYLSLRFEWKFAVGAVLAQVHDVIVTAGLFALTQWTFDLTVLAALLAVLGYSVNDTVVVYDRIRENFRNHGNETPRSLIDLSINQTLARTVVTGLTTLLAVVALLIFGGETLFGFSAAMIFGVVFGTYSSIFVASSLVDRLGVKHVDLLPKEKEAVDELP
- a CDS encoding DMT family transporter, which translates into the protein MTQSFNRGHLALLSTAALFGLAFIFQRHAAQHVAPLWFMSWRFSLGTIALGIFWWWLHRRNPRGDYGRWVFYGTVSGLLMFAGMMAQQWGLAHTTAGKSGFLTGLYVVLVPIIGLLFGLRAGKATALAVLLAAVGLYFFADIRSASSALNWNIGDSVTLLGTLCWALQVLWTAVAVRHSDVLAFSLMQLLVVAILSILGSIAQEGVIVLFSSELLGITFWDIVFTGIGSSAIAFFLQAVGQRRVLATHAAIILSLEAVFALLFGWFFLHEAVTMMMLFGCAFMFAAMLSAQFDDLGSHS
- the cydD gene encoding thiol reductant ABC exporter subunit CydD yields the protein MTSIRAQLTSLLHPQRRQLHVALGLGLLSAVVMIINNALLATLFARWLQLSAGSGQPQAYQAAFLALIPFIALCVLLRPMLTWLKEHLLQQVSLTVRQSLRVRLLAALATLGPARRYLGSDGELSSQVIDQVDGLDGYISRYYVQQRLVVFVPLMIVAAVSWYSVLAAVLLLLTAPLVPLFMVLLGRAAANKNRAQFQALARLSGQYLDWLRGLPTLRRLQAVGQVQHSINEGAQHYRQRTMAVLRLAFLSSAVLELFAALSIALVAVYLGLGLIGVLPWAKGDVPVAYQGALFILLLAPEFYQPLRQLGADYHDKAKAEAAIEALSPLLALDLAEDGGEKSVLNSSPGIIVDNLSMVAPDGRTRLHTCSFTVKPGERIALSGASGVGKSSVLQALLGFAPYSGEIVIGGHSLANLNKTHWRSYVAYLAQQAPIMPISIAENLRLAAAQASDAQLNDVLEQVGLLGVVQALPQGIETPLGERGQGLSGGQLQRLALAQLLLRNTPIWLLDEPTAHLDPSMAVQILALIGKLSVGKTLILVSHDAQQATWLDRVHHLVERDRE